ATAATTTCCGCTTGACTCTTTGCTTGGGCTAAAATAACGGTAACCTTTTTATCCGCTTCTGCACGTATCTTTTGTGCCTCTTTTTGCCCCTCTGCTCTGATTTGCGCAGCTATACTATACCTTTCTGCTTTCATTCTTTCATACACCGACCTAACATTCTCAGTCGGAAGATCCGCATGCTTCACCCTAACATCAACAACTTCTATTCCAAAATCCTTTAAATCTTCTCTTGAAAGCAACGTAACTTCTTTCAAAAAATTTGCCCTCTTATCGGAAATAATCTCATCAAAAGTGTGCTTTGCAAAGACATTTCTTATGTGAGAATATACTATATCATCTATCCTTGATTCTGCTAGAAAAATTGTTTTCATGGTTTCAATAAATTTTTTGGCATCATTTATTTTCCACAAGGCATACGTATCTACAATAAGCGTTTTTTTATCCAGCGTTATTATCTTTTCAGGCTCTATATCGTACAACAATATCCTCTTTTCAAACTTTACCACATTATCCACAAACGGCATTTTAAAATGAACACCAGGTGTTGGATAAACCTTTAGAATCTGTCCAAACCTTAACACTACTGCCTGTTGTGTTTGATCTACAACAAACATGGAGAGGGATAAAAAGATCAAAGCAATCACTAATATTGAAATAAACGTAATTGACTTTTTCATTTTGTACCACCACCAATCAACTCGTTGACATCTAACAACTTCAACGCTCCACTGTCATCTAACACAAATACATTCTTCGTATTTGAAAATACCTCTTCTAACTTTTCAATTAACAATCTTTTCATTGTAATATCTGGTGCTATTTCGTATTCTTTTAAAACGCTTAAAAACCTATTTGTTTCACCTTCTGCTTCTAATATTTTTTCCTTTGCATAGGCTTCGGCCTTTCTTAGTATCTGTTCTGCTTCACCTTCTGCTTTAGGTACTATATCATTTGCATATCTATTTGCTTCGTTTATAAACCTTTCTTTATCCTGTTTGGCGTTGTTAACATCGTCAAATGCCTCTACCACTTGATCAGGAGGAGCAACTTCTTGTAAATACACTTTGTTAATCAAAATTCCCGCTTCGTATTCATCTAGAATTTTTTGTACTTCTTCTGCAGTTTCTATGGCAATTTTATCCCTTTCAACGGTTAGAACATCGTCAATATTCCTTACCGCGACCCTTTCCCTTAAAACAGATTCAGTAGTAAACCGCACTATATTCTTTCCATTAATTATGTTAAATGCAAACTTTACCGGGTCCTTTATCTTATACTGCACCGCAACTTCTACACTAATAATATTTCCATCACCTGTCAACATCAAAGATTCTTCGGGAATTGTTCTATAACTTACACCACTGCGCGATTCAATAGTTCTAAACCCTATTTCTTCCTTTCTTATTGTCTCTACATCAACAATAACATGAGACTGTATTGGATAAGGTAAATGATAATGCATACCTGGTCCCGTTGAATGTGTATATTTACCAAATGTCTTTATCAAAGCAA
This DNA window, taken from Thermosipho affectus, encodes the following:
- the hflC gene encoding protease modulator HflC, encoding MKKSITFISILVIALIFLSLSMFVVDQTQQAVVLRFGQILKVYPTPGVHFKMPFVDNVVKFEKRILLYDIEPEKIITLDKKTLIVDTYALWKINDAKKFIETMKTIFLAESRIDDIVYSHIRNVFAKHTFDEIISDKRANFLKEVTLLSREDLKDFGIEVVDVRVKHADLPTENVRSVYERMKAERYSIAAQIRAEGQKEAQKIRAEADKKVTVILAQAKSQAEIIKGTGEASATKIYALAFKKNPKFFDLWRSLSAYDEIFKDGTIIFGKNLEIFKYIFGVK
- the hflK gene encoding FtsH protease activity modulator HflK, encoding MWKKITVWIVLIVIILIFLGTGVYQVGPSEVALIKTFGKYTHSTGPGMHYHLPYPIQSHVIVDVETIRKEEIGFRTIESRSGVSYRTIPEESLMLTGDGNIISVEVAVQYKIKDPVKFAFNIINGKNIVRFTTESVLRERVAVRNIDDVLTVERDKIAIETAEEVQKILDEYEAGILINKVYLQEVAPPDQVVEAFDDVNNAKQDKERFINEANRYANDIVPKAEGEAEQILRKAEAYAKEKILEAEGETNRFLSVLKEYEIAPDITMKRLLIEKLEEVFSNTKNVFVLDDSGALKLLDVNELIGGGTK